The Mus caroli chromosome 15, CAROLI_EIJ_v1.1, whole genome shotgun sequence DNA segment NNNNNNNNNNNNNNNNNNNNNNNNNNNNNNNNNNNNNNNNNNNNNCTCACTGCCCCCTGTTGGACATCTGCATGAGCGCTCCCACACTGCACACCTCACTGCCCCCTGTTGGACATCTGCATGAGCGCTCCCACACTGCATACCTCACTGCCCCATTGCTAGTTGCACTTCTGTTCATCTTGCTGCCCAACCTTTCTGCATTAAATGGCCCTGGGTGCATGTATTACAGGTTTTAAAGCCAGCCTTTATAGCTTTCATTGGTTTGTCCAAAGTGGTTTGTGACCTCAAAGGAGTCAACAAGAGCtggctttctgtcttttttttttttttttttttttttggtttttcgagacagggtttctctgtcgaactcagaaacccccgcctgcctctgcctcccaagtgctgggattaaaggcatgggccaccatgccggGCAAGAGCTGGCTTTCTGATGCAGAGATCTGATGTTGATGTTGGCACAAGGGTTCTGTAACTTTGTTGCCCTTGGCTCAGAGTCCACTTGCTTTAACCAGGCTACTAAGGTCCAAGGGAATTGACTCTGACTGCTCTCACTGTGCTCCTGCCTCAGGGTCTGCCGTTGTGGGACCCTTTCCCTTCCTGCATCTGCAGCTTCCCGCTGCCTGTTGCGGCACAGTGGGTCTTGACTCTCACCTCACTTGATACTTGGACTGAAGACCTTGAAGCTCGGCCCCTTGCTGATCCCAAGGGTCTGTGGGTTTCTCTTAAAATGTGCTGCCAAAACACAGAAGGGCTggtagaggcaggggcagagccCAGTTGAGCAGGAAGTGGACAGGACCTTCTAGATGATCTGACTTGGTTCTCACAGGTTGGCCCCTAGGTGGGGTGAAGTGTCCTGTGTCTCGCCTTTGCTCCGGCTCCAGCTGCAGGATGAACTGTCGATCAGAAGTGCTGGAGGTGTCGGTGGAGGGGCGGCAGGTGGAGGAGGCCATGCTGGCGGTGCTGCACACGGTGCTCTTGCACCGCAGCACAGGCAAGTTTCACTACAAGAAGGAGGGCACTTACTCCATAGGCACCGTGGGCATCCAGGATGTAGACTGTGACTTCATCGACTTCACCTATGTGCGTGTCTCCTCAGAGGAGCTGGACCGCGCCTTGCGCAAGGTTGTTGGGGAATTCAAGGTAGGTTCTTGGCCCAGCCAATGGCAGGTGGACCTGGAATATGTATGTCTTCACCCTGGCTGTGTTCTGACTGGCTTGCCTTTCCAAAGAGCAGAGTTAAGGCTCAGAAGGACAGATGTGTTGAGAGCTCTGTGGGGGAGGTAGGCTCTGTGTGTCTGGGAGGGCACATACACAGCTCCTTAGGAGGAAGGACGAGCTTCAGCAGCGAGGTCCCTGCCCCCGTGGTCCTGACCTCCCTGGCTCCATAGCTGTCTGTGATGAcctctcatttgtttctttcttcctcacgTAGTCTGGGCTGAAACTCTGTAAGAGAGGAACATGCTTGGGAGAGTGGCTTCCCTTTGGGCACTGTGACCCATGCCtgtgtacacttttttttttttttttaagatttatttatttattatgtgtaagtacactgtagctgtcttcagacacatcagaagaaggagtcagatctcattacgggtggttgtgagccaccatgtggttgctgggatttgaactctggacctttggaagagcagtcgggtgctcttacccactgggccatctcaccagcccctgtgtaCACTTTTGTAGGCAGGAAGAAAGGGGTAAGGGACACAGAAGGCCACTAATGTTGGTCATCTCTCTCTGGTGATAGAAATGGCATTgtggacttttaacattttttttttttttggatagtgCACAGAATAATGGTTTCATTATGACGTGTTACACATGTATGCCCCATTGTACCTTGCTCTTATCTACCCCTCTCTTGATCTTTCTCCCCAGTGTTCCTTTCATGTCACTCGTGTGTCCGCATATATTTAATCTGCACAAGATTCTGCACGAGAGACAGCGTGTGATacgttgtttttatttcttccacatTGCCCTATTCTCCACTCATGAtgtgatgtgatttttttatctttgtcttATTGAGATGTCTAGTTTCAAAGTATGGAAGGGAAatcctttccctttcttgttGTTTTCCCTGCCTTCATTCCTCTGTCCCTTGAGCCTGTCTCTTCCCAGGCACAGTGGCAGGGTTTACACAGCCAGGTGGATGCTGTCCTATGCTCTGACATTGCGCTCCGGCACCACTGTCCCTGTGAGCTTGGAAAGGGTGAGGTTGTGAGGTTTTCTTAGTGACTCTTTTAAGACATGCAGTGTCTGTCCCTCTGATCTCCTGGTGACAGGCAGGCATAGAGAAGAGAGCTTAAAGAGTAGGGTTCTGTGGGCAtggaggctagcctagtctacatagttccaacacagagctgcatagtgaaactgtgtctcaaaaaacaagtgtGTATGGGTGACTTTTAGGTACTAGAGCCATCCCTCCTCCTCAATAAGTCTGACCTTGGCAGGTGACATCACAGAAATGAACTTGGGGTGACAGTGGTGCCTTAGTGATTGGGATGTGCCTAGGGGTTGAATAGAGTCTGCTGCTGTTGCAGGGCTCCAGAGGGCTGTACCACCCAAAGCAtcatcccaaatgctggaattaaagttatCACCATACCTACATTCAATTTTTATAGTCCAAAGTCTTCTGAGACTCAAGTCAGTCTCTTATTTGCAACCCCCTATAAAATACAAAAACCTGTCACATAATTCCAACATACAGTGACACAGACTACATTCCCATTCCCACAggaaacactggaccaaagcaGGACTGAAAACCCAGCAGGGCAAATTCCTGTCTGGTGTCAAAGGTTGTAGATGGCTGTTTGCCTTTAGAAAGTCTGCTCCCCTCAGTGCAGGCCGAGGCACCAGcattaaaaatgcttttttgCTGTAGACCTGTGTAACAGTGGTTACTGTTAACCATATGACAGAGTCAGTATTAGGCTGTTTTGTATCTCCTCTGTCAGCAAAATTGTTACTTTTAAAtctagcctcaggcagactcttggGACAAGGGTCTTTGCATAAACACCATAGGACTGGCCTCTAGCCCAGTTGATAATATTGTTGCCCTCTGAAGCCTcttggggtggtggtgatggtgcgGCGCCTCCATAGTCCACATTGTctagcaccactgtcttccaaaCATGTACTCAGATGGCCCATTGAGCCCTACTTAAAGTACTCAGTTACTTTTCTGGTCCAGATTCCCTATGTCCTCCACCTTTCCTAAAACAGCATGGTCAGACCTGTCACAGGAGGtacccactcctggtaccaacttctagcttacttttctcttgctgtgattaaaacactGTAACCAAGGCAACTAGTAGAAGAATGTGTTTGGGCTTATAGTTTGAGAGCATCAGTTTGTCACCATCAGGGTGGGGAGTACAGCAGCAGGCAAGCAGGTGTGGTACCTAGGCAGTAGTTGAGCGCTTATAGCAGGTTGAGGTGGAGAGAGCTAACTGGGGATAGCACAagttttttgaaacctcaaagcccacctcctctAAGGCTACACCCCTTCCAACCAGGGTTCAcccctccaataaggccacatcccCTGTCTATTCCAAATAGTTCTCATGAGAGGTAATTAATTGGTGTAGAAAAAAACTGAAACAGGAAACCAGGGACCCGAGGCAGTGGGCACAAGAGCATACACACATGGAAAGGCTCGTTTCTTGTCATTGCAGCATTTAATGTGTTCCGTGTTTATAGTTGAGCAGGGAAGCCTGGCTCTCGGGTGCACCTTCAAGGTTATATAAACATCCGGGGCGTGGGAAGGAGGGTCAGTTGGAGGGAACCATTCAGGCTGGCAGTGTTTGATGTCACCATCACAAGTCCTCCTCTAGGTCTGTCTGCCATGTTTAGTGGGCAGGGTGGGTACAGGTGAAAATGAGTTCCCCGGGCTGTGGGAATCAGGCCTCAGAGAATCAGAACCTTCTAAGGCCACAGCCTGCTCGTCTCTCGTGTCTTCCCCAGGATGCACTGCGGAACTCAGGTGGTGATGGCCTGGGCCAGATGTCCTTGGAATTCTATCAGAAGAAAAAGTCTCGATGGCCTTTTTCGGATGAGTGCATCCCCTGGGAGGTGTGGACTGTCAAGGTGCACGTGGTAGCCTTGGCCACAGAGCAGGAACGGCAGATCTGCAGGGAGAAGGTGGGCGAGAAGCTGTGCGAGAAGATCATCAACATTGTGGAGGTGATGAGCCGGCATGAGTACCTGCCCAAGATGCCCACACAGTCGGAGGTGGACAACGTGTTTGACACGGGCCTGCGGGACGTGCAGCCCTACCTCTACAAGATCTCCTTTCAGATCACCGAGGCCCTGGGCACCTCAGTCACCACCACCATGCGCAGGCTCATCAAAGACACCCTTGCCCTGTAGGCCTTGCTGAAGCCTTAATGGCAGCTCCTTAATGGTTCTGGGAGCGTGTTGCTGGGGTCTCGGGGCTCTGGAACCTGCACTAGATCCTTGGTGAGACTTGAAGAGAAGCTCGTGGTGTCCTTGTTTTGTGGTTGCCAGCCTCTGGTGACCCTGTCACCTTTGCAGTGGTCTGGTCCTGGATGCAGcctttccacctgcctctggtgGGGTTCGAGTTCTGCACTGTACTGTACTGTAGGGGTGCTGAATAAAGTTGAGGTGTCAGTTTGTCTCGGCTCTCTTGGCCTGTGTCCTGCCCCGAAACGTGAACACTTTGTGGCATTCTCCTGAGGACACACATGTATGTTGAGGGCATTATTCGAAGCTACGAGGAGGAGTGGGCTTATGCAGTAGAAGACAGGTTAAAGCTGGTGTAGCCTGAGCTCTGTTAGACATTCATATGCA contains these protein-coding regions:
- the Atg101 gene encoding autophagy-related protein 101 yields the protein MNCRSEVLEVSVEGRQVEEAMLAVLHTVLLHRSTGKFHYKKEGTYSIGTVGIQDVDCDFIDFTYVRVSSEELDRALRKVVGEFKDALRNSGGDGLGQMSLEFYQKKKSRWPFSDECIPWEVWTVKVHVVALATEQERQICREKVGEKLCEKIINIVEVMSRHEYLPKMPTQSEVDNVFDTGLRDVQPYLYKISFQITEALGTSVTTTMRRLIKDTLAL